The Phycisphaerae bacterium genomic sequence CTCATCCAATCGCGCATGGCCTCGTTGATCGCGTCCTTGAGGGTCTTCTGGCCGCTGTTGACCGAGACGACATGGGTGCCGAGCAGTTCCATACGGAACACATTGAGTTTCTGGCGGCGGACGTCTTCGGCGCCCATGTAGACGACGCACTCCAGGCCGAAGACAGCGGCGGCTGTGGCGGTGGCTACGCCGTGCATGCCGGCGCCGGTCTCGGCGATGACGCGTTTCTTGCCCATGCGTACGGCCAGAAGGGCCTGGCCGAGGGTGTTGTTGATCTTGTGCGAGCCGGTGTGGTTCAGGTCCTCGCGCTTGAAGTAGATTCGTGCGCCGCCGAGGCGGTCGGTCAAGCGGCGGGCGAAGTAGAGTGGGCTGGGCCGGCCGACATAGTGCTTGAGATAGCCCTCCAACTCGGCCCAGAAGGCGGGGTCCTTGCGGGCCCGATCGTATTCTTCCTCAAGTTGGTGAATCGCGCCCATGAGCGTTTCGGGGACATATTGTCCGCCGTAGGGGCCGAACCGGCCGTGGGCGTCGGGAACATCGGTCAGATTCGACTGCGTCGTCGTCATTTGGGCTCCGATCCGAGGGTTCAAAACCATCTGGCAAGATTATAACCGGGGGGCGGGAAATGACGAATGTCGAAATCCGGATGACGAAGGCCGAAGTGGAGGCAGAGTGGCTCCCGGCTTGATTCCGCCTTCCGCCTTCATCCTTTCCCCTGAACCCTGAACCCTATGGTTTCGGCATCGGAAACTCTTTTTCCAGCCGGGCATCATGCTGCGGGATGATGACGTCCGCTTCACGGCGGAACCGGGCCATGGCCTGAAAGACCTCGGCCAGGTTGCAGAAGAAGCCGATGGGCCAGTCTTCCTCGATGTGCTTGTAGAAGAAGCAGATGTCGCTGGTGAGGCAGGTTCGCGGGCCGAGCTTAGTGGGCAGGATGACGGATTGCTGGCCGGGGGTGTGGCCGCCGACGAGGATGAGCTTCAGACCGGGCAGGATCTCGGCGTCGCCGTCGATGATTTCCAGCCGCCTGCTCAGGTCGCCGGTCAGTCGGTCGATCATGCCGGGCGCGTAGGCGGCCGTGAACCACGGGTGGGGCGGGTAGAGGGCCGTCTCGTATTCTCTCTTCTGCAAGTACAAGCGGGCATTGGGGAACAGGTCCACCGAGTTGGACAGGTGGTCGAAATGCAGGTGGCTGACGATGACGTGTTCGATGGAGCGCGGGTCCACGCGGATTTGTTTGAGCCGTTCGGCCGGGGTCCAGCCGGGTTGCTGGATCATCGTGGGCATGAAGCCCTTGCTGTCGGCCCGATCGAAGCCCGTGTCGAGCAGGATCCGCGTGCCTGCTCCTTCAATGTACCAGAAATAGAAGTAGGTGGAGTACGTCTTGTCGAAGTCGCGAACAAAGAACATCTTCGGGCCCTGTTCGGTGTGACACTCGCCGACCTTGAGGGGAAGTAGCGTGTACATGCCCGACTCCCGTGTGAGTTGTCGGTTCTCAGGTTTCAGTTCTCAGTTTTCTGTCACTGACCACTGATGACTGATCACGGACCACTTCTCCCCGTTCGGTGCCTCTCTCGATACTGCCGGGCGAGCTCTTCGTTGCGAACGTCGACGGTGGCGGCCTGAAAGAGCTCTGCTTCGAGGTCCTGTTCCCGCTGCTGGATCAGCCTGTCGATCAACTTGCGGCGCAGGGCGGCGCGGTCGGCATTTTCGAAGCCGACGTCGCTGGCCGGGAATCGCCGCTCAAGCCGGATAATGTGGTAGACATTGCCGTCTCGGATCGCCTCGGACACCTCGCCGGGCTTGAGTTTGAAGGCCGCTTCCCGCAACAGGGGGGTGACGCCGGGGTCATTGCGGGTGAACGGGCGCGCCAAGCCGCCTTGAGCGGCGGTGACCGGGTTTTCGCTCATCTGCCTGGCGATCAGCTCGAAGTCCTTGTTCGCCGCGAGCAGGGCTCTCACTCGCGTTGCGGCGGCGAGGGATCCCACCTGGATGTGCCTGACCTGGACCTTCTCGCCGTAGTCCTGGTCGTATTCGTTTCGGAGCATGTCTTCGGAGATGGTGGTTTTGGCGACCTCGGCCTCAGCGATTTTTCGCAGGTATGCTTTTTGCTCCATGCGAGTGTCCCACTCGCGGCGGGAGATGTTTTTGGCTGCGAGGAACTCGTCGAGCAGTCGTTGGGCTTCGCGGGCATCGAGCACTCGGGCATCCGGTTCGACGATCGGAGTAGCGAGGCGTTTCAAAGATTCCTCGTGCATGGCCCTGACGTCGGCCGGTGTGACCTCCAGGCCGAGGGAGGAGGCCTTCTGCCTGGCAACGGTCAGCAAGATCATCTGCTCAAGTTGGGCGAGGCCGTGGCTTTCGATCAGTCGGTTTACGAGCGCTGACCGCGAGAGGGGCTCTCCGTTGACCACTGCGATCGGCTCGGCGGTGTCGGGCAACTGGTCGGCGGGTTGGCTTTCAAGGTCCGGCAGGGGCTCCAATTTCGGCGGTGCCGGCAGGGGGGGAGGGGGGGATTCCCAGACGTTGGCAATCGGCGTAGCGACGACCGGCTTGGGTTTGGGCGCACACCCAACCATCGCAGGCAGAAACACGGCGAATGTGCTGATCCAGACGGGGCGAATCATCACGGTCCTTTCGGAGCGCATGTGAACACAAACGGCAGCTTGGATTGGCAGGTCTTTGCGGCCTCCGGCAGCATCGACCATGCCCCACTTGGAGGGGAAGCTATCGGTTGGCGGTCTGCCGGTCAAGACGGGCGGCCCGACCTTTTTGACGGTGTTGGCCAGTGGTTCTAGAATCGGCCGTTGGTCAGCCGGAGCATTGTGAGGCAGGAATGAGCAGCGATCCGATTCCATCCCGTGCGCGCCGCATGACGCGACAGGTCCGCGTGGGCAAGGTTCCACTCGGCGGGGGGGCTCCGGTCGTCCTTCAGTCGATGACCAGTACGCTGACTCATGATATCGACGCGACAGTCATGCAGATCAATCGCTTGGCGGAGGCCGGCTGCGATGTGGTACGGGTGGCCGTTCCGACGAAAGAAGACACGGCCGCGTTGCCGGCGATCATCCGCCAGTCGCCGGTTCCGATCGTGGCAGATGTGCATTTTCATTATGAGCGGGCATTGGAGGCGATTGAGGCGGGGGCGGCAAAGATCCGGCTTAATCCAGGGAACATCAAGGACCGCAAGCAGGTCAACGAGGTGATTCGGGCCAGCAAGCAGGCGGGCATTCCTATTCGCGTGGGGGTGAACGAGGGCAGCATCGTCGAGCGTCAGGACAAGGCGGTCCGGCAGTTGGAGAAACAGGAACTTGCCCGTGATTATCACGGGAATCTCGTCCAACTGATGGTCCGCAAGTTGGAGGATTACCTGCGCATCTTCGAGGAGAACGGGTTCGAGAACGTTGTTTTGGCGGCCAAGAGCCCCGATCCCACGATTGTGATCGACGCTTATCGCGAGATCAGCCGGCGGTTTGATTTTCCGCTGCA encodes the following:
- a CDS encoding N-acyl homoserine lactonase family protein, which gives rise to MYTLLPLKVGECHTEQGPKMFFVRDFDKTYSTYFYFWYIEGAGTRILLDTGFDRADSKGFMPTMIQQPGWTPAERLKQIRVDPRSIEHVIVSHLHFDHLSNSVDLFPNARLYLQKREYETALYPPHPWFTAAYAPGMIDRLTGDLSRRLEIIDGDAEILPGLKLILVGGHTPGQQSVILPTKLGPRTCLTSDICFFYKHIEEDWPIGFFCNLAEVFQAMARFRREADVIIPQHDARLEKEFPMPKP
- a CDS encoding peptidylprolyl isomerase; translated protein: MIRPVWISTFAVFLPAMVGCAPKPKPVVATPIANVWESPPPPLPAPPKLEPLPDLESQPADQLPDTAEPIAVVNGEPLSRSALVNRLIESHGLAQLEQMILLTVARQKASSLGLEVTPADVRAMHEESLKRLATPIVEPDARVLDAREAQRLLDEFLAAKNISRREWDTRMEQKAYLRKIAEAEVAKTTISEDMLRNEYDQDYGEKVQVRHIQVGSLAAATRVRALLAANKDFELIARQMSENPVTAAQGGLARPFTRNDPGVTPLLREAAFKLKPGEVSEAIRDGNVYHIIRLERRFPASDVGFENADRAALRRKLIDRLIQQREQDLEAELFQAATVDVRNEELARQYRERHRTGRSGP
- the ispG gene encoding flavodoxin-dependent (E)-4-hydroxy-3-methylbut-2-enyl-diphosphate synthase; translation: MSSDPIPSRARRMTRQVRVGKVPLGGGAPVVLQSMTSTLTHDIDATVMQINRLAEAGCDVVRVAVPTKEDTAALPAIIRQSPVPIVADVHFHYERALEAIEAGAAKIRLNPGNIKDRKQVNEVIRASKQAGIPIRVGVNEGSIVERQDKAVRQLEKQELARDYHGNLVQLMVRKLEDYLRIFEENGFENVVLAAKSPDPTIVIDAYREISRRFDFPLHLGVTHAGPPETGRIRSVAALATLLAEGIGDTIRISYAADPIHEVEDGKELLCCLGLRRRTGPELIACPTCGRVEVDLLALVREVRERLASIKAPIRVAVMGCIVNGPGEAEGADVALLAGKGKAVICVRGEPVRTVPESEMLDALYEAVMSLDAP